The genomic stretch TGAAGGTTTGCCGCCCCTTCGGATTCGCGGGCCCCTGCAGCCCGCTTCCATCACCGTGGATGGTTCATTGAGTTCCCAGTTTCTGACCGGACTATTAATGGCTTTTGGTGCAACAGCCAGCCATGCAGAGATCCGGGTGCAGGACCTGAAAAGCCGGGAATACGTGGATCTGACCTTGCAGATCATGGATATCTTTGGGGTGAAGGTTGAGCGCGATGGGTATCAGAAATTTTCATTTACCCGAAAACAAACTTATCGTCCTACCACTTATACCGTGGAAGGGGATTGGAGTGGTGCCGCTTTTCTGCTGGTAGCTGCAGCTATAGCAGGTAAAGTAACCCTGCGGCATCTTTCGAGACAATCGGCTCAGCCTGACAGAGCCATCACACAGGCCTTGTACGACGCAGGGGCCTTCTTAATTTGGGATGATGACCGGCTTACCGTACAGCGCCATGAGCTCCGCGGATTTTATTTCGATGCCACGGATTGTCCAGATCTTTTCCCACCTTTGGTAGCGCTGGCTGCTCATTGCCGGGGAACAACGAGGCTGCAGGGTGTCAACCGTCTCCTCCACAAGGAAAGTAACCGGGGTAAAACTTTGCAGGAAGAATTTGGGAAAATGGGAATTGACATCCAGATTTCCGGTGATGAAATGATGATTCGGGGAGGTAAAATCAAGCCCGCATCGGTATTTTCCCATCACGACCATCGCATTGCCATGGCTACAGCAGTAGCTGCACTGGCCGGTACGGGCGAAATCACCGTGCAGCATGCAGAAGCTGTAAACAAGTCCTATCCTGAATTCTGGCAGCATCTCAGCCAGATCGGAGGGAAAATAAAGCCTGTGCAGGCTTCCAAAACTCTATCCTGAAAGTAGATCCTGATTTTTAACCCTGATAAAGGAAACATGAATAGCTTCGGAAGAATTTTTCGGATTTCCATATTTGGTGAGTCGCATGGGCCGGGAGTAGGGATTGTGGTGGATGGCTGTCCCGCGGGTATTCCCTTGTGTGTGGATGATTTTATGACTGATATTGCCCGCCGCAAGGCCGGCGCCAAAGGTACCACGCCTCGGCAGGAGGCGGATCTGCCCATTCTTCAATCGGGAGTTTTTCAGGAACATACTACCGGATCACCTATCATGATCTGGTTTGAGAATCAGAATACCCGATCGGTTGACTACGAAAAACAGCGGGATGTGCCCCGTCCGGGTCATGCCGATTTTGTAGCCCGGATCAAATATGGCGGATATGAAGATTACCGGGGAGGTGGGCATTTCAGCGGTCGCCTGACACTACCTCTGGTGGCTGCCGGTGTGATTGCCAAAAAGATTCTCCAACTGGGCACTACGCCTGTGGATGTACAAGCGCGCATTCTGGAAATTGGTGGGGAGGCTGATCTGGAAAAAGGATTGGAAAAAGCCATTGCAGCCAAGGATTCGGTTGGGGGTATTGTGGAATGTGTAGCTACGGGCCTTCCCATAGGATTGGGTGAACCATTTTTTGATTCGGTGGAGTCATTGCTTGCCCATGCGGTATTTTCCATTCCGGCTGTCAAAGGTATTGAATTTGGTGCCGGATTCCGGGCAGCGCGGATGTTCGGCAGTGAACACAATGATGCCATTATCGATGCCAGTGGCAAAACTGCTACCAATCATGCAGGCGGGGTGGTGGGCGGACTCACCAATGGCAATCCGCTTGTTTTTCGCGTGGTGGTAAAACCCACATCTTCCACACCCAGAACTCAGCATACGCTGAATTTGCGTTCTGGAGAAGTAGAACCTTTCAGTGTAAAGGGCCGGCATGATCTCTGTATTGCATTGCGTGTGCCTGTTGTATTGGAAGCAGTAACAGCCATTGTTCTGGCCGATCTGATGTTGGTAGCCCAGCAGCGACCCATGCGCTTGCCGCACAAATAACCGTTTGTCATGATGGTACCAAGAATAGTTTACTGATTCGTTTTCCTTTGATTTCATGCAAGCCTTCTGATTTATCTTTTCTGATAAATATTTCCTCCTGATTCCATTCATCAGTAATTTTTAGTAACAGGATCGGGATATGTATCACTTCCCGATCCTTTTTTATTTCACTTTAAATATCCTGTTCCATGTGGAGACGGATACTCGGTATTCTGTTAATTTCCTTTATGCTCTGCCGGCCGGCATCGGCACAAATCACGGACTCAACTTCTGCATTCAAACTGCATGCAGGTATTACCTATCTTTCCCAATTTACTTATGGTGGCCGGCGTGATTCCACATCCATGGCCTATTGGATGCCTTCATTTACACTTACTTCAAAACCCGGATTTTTTCTGAGCATGCTCAGCTATCTGCATGCAGGCCGACAAGGTAAAACCTGGGAAGGAATCAGCCTTACACCTGGCTATGTATGGCATGCAGGCAAAACATTTTCTGTTGTATTTTCATACAGCCAGTATTGGATGGACACAGCACAGGCTGATCTGCTTTCATCTCTCAAAGGAATCGGTGATATAAATCTCATGTATACATCTCCACATTTTGAAACATCATTGGAAACGAGTTATGTACTAAGCACAGATTCACATGACTGGCTTAATCAGCTTCAGATAGGTATACCGCTCACATTGCTTCATAAGCCTTTGCTTATATGTAAACCTGTTGTAGCTTTGGATGCAGGTACACAAACTTTTTATAAAACATATTACACCAAAACCCTTCGTCAATCTTCGCTGGTACCCGATTTACCGCTGCAGGAAATCACTCAGCAGCAACAAAAAGCCGTCAAACAATATCAGTTGTTATCTCTGGAATTTCACCTACCGTTGTCCATGAAATTTTCCCAATGGGAAGCTTCCTTAACACCTTATTGGATTTTCCCGGCACATACACCTGGCTTTACACATCAGGAGTCTGAATCTTTCTTCTTTTTCACAGCTCAGCTCATGTATCATTTCCGGTAAGATATTTTTGATTCAAATGAAAAGCCTGCATAGCAAAATGGCCATGCAGGCTTAGCTGCTCAAATACCAGGCGGTGTGGTACTGCCTGTATCCACCTGAATGGCAGGAGTATCCGTCTTTTCACCCGCAGTATCAGTTCCCGAAGTAGAATCAGCTTGAGTGGGAACCGTATCCACTACGGCTGAAGCGGATAACGACTGCGATGAACGCGTGGTAAGTGAGGGGCGGAAGGCCATCAGCATGAGGCCTGCAGCGGAAACAGCATTGCTGCCATCATGATCTTTCTCATAGCATATGTTTTTATGTGAAACCATTGACAATCCGATAATAAACTTCATTCCCGACTTTACCATGCGTCTCATAATATGTAAAATTTATCATCTGCTTGAAACATTCCTGGTTCGATAAACATGTCAAATAAATGTTAAATCAAATTATAGACAAAAAACTCTTTTTTTTATAATTTTTGGTTGTATAACTTTGCAGCAAATCAAATCACATGATTTTTTCCAAAAGCTGTGAATATGCAATCCGGGCTGTCATCTTTATTGCCCATCAGAGCAGGAATGGAAAAAAGGTAAGCATCCGTGAAGTAGCCAGGGGTATTGATTCGCCGGTGCATTTTATAGCCAAGATTTTGCAGTTCCTAAGCAAGCGGAATATTATTCAGTCTGTCAAAGGACCTAACGGTGGCTTTTATCTGGATAAAAGAGCTATGAAACAAACCTTGGAGGATGTAGTAATAGCCATGGACGGGCCGGATGTATTTGAGGGCTGTGCGTTGGGCCTTCGTTATTGTTCAGATGCTCGCCCATGTCCATTGCACGATGATTTCAAGCAAATCAGGGATGAAATCAGAAATTCATTGCGATCTATGACCATTGCCCAGTTTGCCGAGGAGGATGCTGAAAAGCCAGTTCTGAAAAGATAAAAAAATTTATTCGTAAAAAAGATAAAAAGGTATTTTTATTTCTTTTAAATATGGAACAGATTGCAACAACTACTCAGCCGGTTTCAGCAAACAATCAGAAACAATCATATTTAGCTGGTTGTTTGGTGGTACTGATCAGCTTTGTATGGCTGGGATTTTTCTCGGCCATCAGTTTCATGGAGGCTCCCGTCAAGTTTCAGGCGCCCCATCTGAGTTTGTCGGTAGGAGTTGAGGTAGGAAGAATTGTGTTTCAAACTTCTCATCTGGTGCAGTGGATATTTTTTCTGTTGTTGCTGCTCAGCCTGTTGCGTACAGGTAAATTGTTCAACACATTGTGGATAGGATGGGGTGGTTTGATGTTAATCATGCTTGCAGAATCGTTCTGGCTTTTCCCGGCGCTTGACAGGCAGGCACAGCAGGTGATTCAGGGACATATTCTGCCAATGACAACTGTTCACTGGATATTTGTAATGGCTGAACTGTTGAAGATTCCCTGTTTGCTTTTTATCGGATGGAAAACCATGAAAGCTTTTTCTGTTTGATAAAATATATGGTTTCACATTAAAAATCAATAATTATGGCACACACGCATCAACTGGATGTTACACAGATTCCACCTAAGTTAAAGCATCCAACTATTTTCCAGCATTTCGATGAGCTGAAAGAAGGAGATAGTTTCAGCATTCTGAATGATCATGATCCCAAACCGCTGTATTATCAATTGCTGGCAGAACGGGGTGATACATTTACCTGGGAATATAAACAACAGGGTCCACAGTGGTGGGAAGTAGAAATTGGTAAAAAAAAACTTCATGAACCACTGACTGTAGGAGCCATTGCAGCAAGTGATCAGCGTAAGGCACAGGTGTTTCTGAAATTAGGTATTGATTTTTGCTGCCATGGCAGGAAAACCCTTGATGAAGCCTGTCGGGATGCAGGTTTGCAGGTTGAAGAAGTGAATAAGGCTTTGGCGGAAGCGGAACGTTTACCAGAAGACAGGCTTCATCGTTTTCAGGAATGGGAACTGGATTTTTTGTGTGATTATATTGTGAATGTGCATCACAAATATGTGAGTGAGGCAGCTCCCATGTTGCGCGAATTAAGTGAAAAGGTTGCGCAGCGGCATGGTGCCAGTCATCCGGAACTTTTACGCATAGCTCAGCATGTGGCTGCATTGGCTTCAGAAATGCTTTCACATCAGATCAAGGAAGAACGCATTTTATTCCCGTTTATCAAAGAAATGGTTAAATGTGCCCGTGAAAACAAACCTTTTCAGCATCCGCCGTTCGGAACTATTGAAAATCCGGTAAATATGATGATGATGGATCATGATGAAACGGCAAAGCTTATGAAAGCCATTCATGATGCTTCCGGCGGATATCAGGTTCCTGAAGATGGCTGTGAAAGCTATCGGTTGTTATATCAGAAACTTGATGAATTTGAAAATGATTTGTATCAGCATATTCATCTGGAAAACAATATTTTATTCCCCAAGTCCATAGAAATGGAAAAACAAAAGGATGTTGTGGCAGGATGAATGGCATATATCGGAATTGCTCAGAATGAACTAACTTAGAGGAACATTGCCTCTAAACTGTTGCATATGAAAAAGAAAGTTTTGGTGCATCGCGATGGTACGATGGCTTCTCTGGGCAGAGATCATCATTATGATCTGATGTTTTGCTGGCGTCTGAAACAGGGAATTAAAAAAAATGTGGATCTTTCTCGTTTGTGGCAATATGTCCGGTATTTTTGGTTCAATCATTTACGCGAGCATCTGAGTGAAGAAGAAAATTTGTTGTTTGGAAGAATACACGATGAATTATCCACGAGAGGTTATCAGGAACATAATCAGATTCGCCGGCAGATCAGAAAAATTTTTTATCAGCGGCAGGAAAAAGAAGCATATCTGAAGTTGATTGATTTGCTGATGGCACATATTCATTACGAAGAAGATGTTTTGTTTCCGCATCTGGAAAATATATTGCCTGCTCAGTTTCTTGCCGAGGTAAGCCAACCCATCGCAAACCTTCACCAGCAATCCGTACATGATGATTATGCTGATGTATTCTGGTAAATGGTTTTGCTGATGTAAAAAACAGAATGCTATGATTGTACATGCCAAAACTCGGATTGCTTCCATTATCCGGGAAAAGCCGGAAGCCGTGGATGTGATTGCCGGGCTGGCCAGGCCTTTGGAGAAATTAAAAAATCCCTTGTTGAGAAAACTGTTTGCTTCCCGCGTAACCGTGGCCGATGCAGCTGCCATGGGTGGCTGTTCGGTCGAAGCCTTTCGTGAAGCACTGGAAAAAATAGGTTTTCAATGGGTGGATCAGGAGATACAGCAGGAGCCATTATCATCCGATTTACCTGGTTGGTTGCAACATATGCATGAACGGCAGGTGTTGCACATGGATGTGCGTGAGACCCTGCAACAGGGAAAAGATCCTTTGCAGGATATTTTAAAAGCATATGAAAAAATACAACCAGGTGGTATCTTATGCATCATCAATACCTTTGAACCGGTGCCGCTCATGCAGCTACTGGGCAAGAAAGGAGCGGAGTCGCACACCATTGCCAAATCTCAGGATTTGTTTTATACCTATTTTCTGAAACCTGCATCAGCATCTGCGGAGGTTTTGCAAAAGGATGATGATACACCGGCCGTAATTTACTGCAATCAGCAAAAGTGGGAAGAATTGCTGCAGCAATATCCGGAACACACACGTCGCTTTCTGGATGTACGCGCACTTGAAATGCCTCAGCCGATGCAAACCATTCTGGCTACATTACCAGAGTTGGCACCGGGAAAAGTCTTGCTGGTACAGCACAAGCGGGTACCGGTATATTTGCTGGAAGAATTGCATGATGCAAATTATCTCACATACATTTATAAAATTTCCGAAACGGAAGTATGGTTGCTGATTGTGCAAATAGCTGAACATGGCTGATATCAACATAGGGAAAGCACCAAAGAATTATGCTGTATTACCTTTTTATGCAGGTGGTGCTTTCTTTTTGATATGTATCGCTTTGGCTTTATTATGGGTAGTGCCTGAATTAAACGGACATTATGCAGCGCCGCATATCGTGGCATTGGTGCACATGTTTACCGTGGGATGGGCAAGCATGATCATGATGGGAGCTACCTATCAGTTGTTGCCGGTCATATGTGAACATGATTTGTTCAGCAGTCGTTTATCGCTGTTCAGTTTCTGTTGTGTATTCGTAGGTGCTTTGTTGCTGATCAGCTCTTTCTGGTGGTTTCATCCCGGATGGTGGATGCTTTCCGGAGGAACTTTGATCTGGATAGCAAGCGTGGCTTATCTGATCAATGTGGTAGGCACCGGTGGACGTTGTGATCGACATCATATCCGAAAATGTTTAATGGTGTCTGCAGGAAGCTGGTTTGTATTCACCACTACATTGGGATGGTGGACAGCTTTGCAGTTTGTGCATCCCGTGTCGCACGTTCCCATACCAACCTGGTTAAAGATTCACGCTCACGTAGGCATGGCCGGATGGTTTCTGCAGTTGATTTCAGGTGTGAGTACCCAGTTGATTCCGATGTTTTTGTTAGGTAAATCAAAAAAATCCTATTTGCTTAACTGGGCGTTTGTGTTGCAGAATATCGGTTTGTTGTCTTTTGTGGTGCTATCCTGGCTAATAGGTATTCATGCATGGATCTGGATCAGTGTGGCACTGGTGGTTGCAGGCATTGTTTTTCATCTGGCTTATTTGTATGATGCCTATCAGCATCGGGTCAGAAAACCGCTTGATCTGCAGATGAAACACAGCCTGTTGTCGTTTTTGTTTCTAAGCCTTGCGATTTTAAGTATTCCTGTTGTATATGCATTTGATCATCGCTGGAGCATCATTTATGGGATGCTGCTGTTAATGGGATGGGTGAGCAGTTTGATTTTGGGACAAACATTCAAGACCTTGCCTTTTATTGTGTGGAATGACCGGTACAAGCAATGGAACGGCAAGTTTAAAGTGCCGCTGCCCAGGCAGCTGTACTCAGAGAGGAGGCTGCAATGGCAGTTCAGATTATATCTTGCATCATGGCTGTTGTTGTTTGCAGGTATAATGTTGCAGAATCGCATACTGGATTATGCTGGTAGTTTGTGTTGGTTGGGTATGAGTGTATGCTATGGGTGGAATGTAATACAGATTTTGTTTCATCGAGTACAAATTCCTGAACATGCTGGAACTGTCTATACAAGATCCGCACTTCAACGAGAAAATGCTGGCCATTGATGCCCTGCATCAGGTTATAGATCCGGAATTATTTGTAAATATCATTGATTTGGGTTTGGTGTATGATCTTGATTTTTCACAGCCCGATCAGCTGGTGATTACTATGACTTTGTCCACGCCGCATTGCCCATTGGGCGAAGCTATTGAAGCAGGTATTCATCATGTGCTTGAACCTTTTTTTCCGAATAGAAAAATTGAAGTAAATATTGTTTGGGAGCCTCCGTGGGATTTCAGTATGATGACCGATGAAGGCAGGCGGCAACTGGGTATTGAAGAATAATGAGCCGATGCATTATTAATATCTGGGTATACGCCTGATGAATTTTTCACGAATGACATCCTGCACCGTTCGTCCGGTGATTTTACTCTCTAGCCAGGAAATAATATCCAGATAAAGAAATGAACGTTTTTCATACGGATTCTTCGAGATCGTTAACAGACGATCCTTTAGCTCTGCAAAAGCCTGCTTCAGTTCCCGGGGATGGGTATATACGTTTTTACGCAAAAAACGAATGATTTCCTGCATTACTTCGCTCAGGTCCTTGTTTTTAGCGATGAAATGATATACAGATTTCACAAGATATTCCACCAAAGTATAATTCTCCAGTTCATAATGGGCTATCAAATGCAGAATGCGTGCAAAACACTGCAAATCGGCATGCAGATCACCCACTTTCAGGTGAATAATTTTATTGAGATATACAATCGTATTTTCATTATCTCCGCTTCCAAAATACAAGCAGGCGATTTTGTAATAAAACACCATGATGCGATGCTGATCCAGCCTATCATGATACTGTT from Thermoflavifilum aggregans encodes the following:
- a CDS encoding hemerythrin domain-containing protein — encoded protein: MKKKVLVHRDGTMASLGRDHHYDLMFCWRLKQGIKKNVDLSRLWQYVRYFWFNHLREHLSEEENLLFGRIHDELSTRGYQEHNQIRRQIRKIFYQRQEKEAYLKLIDLLMAHIHYEEDVLFPHLENILPAQFLAEVSQPIANLHQQSVHDDYADVFW
- the ric gene encoding iron-sulfur cluster repair di-iron protein — its product is MAHTHQLDVTQIPPKLKHPTIFQHFDELKEGDSFSILNDHDPKPLYYQLLAERGDTFTWEYKQQGPQWWEVEIGKKKLHEPLTVGAIAASDQRKAQVFLKLGIDFCCHGRKTLDEACRDAGLQVEEVNKALAEAERLPEDRLHRFQEWELDFLCDYIVNVHHKYVSEAAPMLRELSEKVAQRHGASHPELLRIAQHVAALASEMLSHQIKEERILFPFIKEMVKCARENKPFQHPPFGTIENPVNMMMMDHDETAKLMKAIHDASGGYQVPEDGCESYRLLYQKLDEFENDLYQHIHLENNILFPKSIEMEKQKDVVAG
- a CDS encoding heme-copper oxidase family protein; translation: MADINIGKAPKNYAVLPFYAGGAFFLICIALALLWVVPELNGHYAAPHIVALVHMFTVGWASMIMMGATYQLLPVICEHDLFSSRLSLFSFCCVFVGALLLISSFWWFHPGWWMLSGGTLIWIASVAYLINVVGTGGRCDRHHIRKCLMVSAGSWFVFTTTLGWWTALQFVHPVSHVPIPTWLKIHAHVGMAGWFLQLISGVSTQLIPMFLLGKSKKSYLLNWAFVLQNIGLLSFVVLSWLIGIHAWIWISVALVVAGIVFHLAYLYDAYQHRVRKPLDLQMKHSLLSFLFLSLAILSIPVVYAFDHRWSIIYGMLLLMGWVSSLILGQTFKTLPFIVWNDRYKQWNGKFKVPLPRQLYSERRLQWQFRLYLASWLLLFAGIMLQNRILDYAGSLCWLGMSVCYGWNVIQILFHRVQIPEHAGTVYTRSALQRENAGH
- a CDS encoding RrF2 family transcriptional regulator, with the translated sequence MIFSKSCEYAIRAVIFIAHQSRNGKKVSIREVARGIDSPVHFIAKILQFLSKRNIIQSVKGPNGGFYLDKRAMKQTLEDVVIAMDGPDVFEGCALGLRYCSDARPCPLHDDFKQIRDEIRNSLRSMTIAQFAEEDAEKPVLKR
- a CDS encoding metal-sulfur cluster assembly factor — encoded protein: MLELSIQDPHFNEKMLAIDALHQVIDPELFVNIIDLGLVYDLDFSQPDQLVITMTLSTPHCPLGEAIEAGIHHVLEPFFPNRKIEVNIVWEPPWDFSMMTDEGRRQLGIEE
- the aroA gene encoding 3-phosphoshikimate 1-carboxyvinyltransferase, which encodes MEIVVSSSVIDGDIKANPSKSAMQRALAAALLAEGKTVIRNAGFSDDCRAAMGVVQALGADVHVQDQVVEVTSRGIHPRSAVIHCGEAGLCMRMFTPVAALYEGELTITGEGSLLKRPMRFFEEVLPRLGVSCQTHEGLPPLRIRGPLQPASITVDGSLSSQFLTGLLMAFGATASHAEIRVQDLKSREYVDLTLQIMDIFGVKVERDGYQKFSFTRKQTYRPTTYTVEGDWSGAAFLLVAAAIAGKVTLRHLSRQSAQPDRAITQALYDAGAFLIWDDDRLTVQRHELRGFYFDATDCPDLFPPLVALAAHCRGTTRLQGVNRLLHKESNRGKTLQEEFGKMGIDIQISGDEMMIRGGKIKPASVFSHHDHRIAMATAVAALAGTGEITVQHAEAVNKSYPEFWQHLSQIGGKIKPVQASKTLS
- a CDS encoding DUF2249 domain-containing protein, which translates into the protein MIVHAKTRIASIIREKPEAVDVIAGLARPLEKLKNPLLRKLFASRVTVADAAAMGGCSVEAFREALEKIGFQWVDQEIQQEPLSSDLPGWLQHMHERQVLHMDVRETLQQGKDPLQDILKAYEKIQPGGILCIINTFEPVPLMQLLGKKGAESHTIAKSQDLFYTYFLKPASASAEVLQKDDDTPAVIYCNQQKWEELLQQYPEHTRRFLDVRALEMPQPMQTILATLPELAPGKVLLVQHKRVPVYLLEELHDANYLTYIYKISETEVWLLIVQIAEHG
- a CDS encoding chorismate synthase; amino-acid sequence: MNSFGRIFRISIFGESHGPGVGIVVDGCPAGIPLCVDDFMTDIARRKAGAKGTTPRQEADLPILQSGVFQEHTTGSPIMIWFENQNTRSVDYEKQRDVPRPGHADFVARIKYGGYEDYRGGGHFSGRLTLPLVAAGVIAKKILQLGTTPVDVQARILEIGGEADLEKGLEKAIAAKDSVGGIVECVATGLPIGLGEPFFDSVESLLAHAVFSIPAVKGIEFGAGFRAARMFGSEHNDAIIDASGKTATNHAGGVVGGLTNGNPLVFRVVVKPTSSTPRTQHTLNLRSGEVEPFSVKGRHDLCIALRVPVVLEAVTAIVLADLMLVAQQRPMRLPHK